The segment CCTTTTTACTCTGATATTGACTATTACTTTCGCTTTCGCATTAGTTGCAACTGAAGCCGATGCACAGGCGAACAACCCTTTCCTGTCCTCACCCAAAAAAGACAATGCAGCAACACAAGCCGCACCTTCTCCTTTTTCCGGGGCCAAACCAGCCAAACAGATTGTAAAAAAAGGAGGTGGTGGAATCTACAGCATGGTCATGCTCAAGGTGACCCTGCTCCAAAAGGAAATCAGGGCCAAGCTGACCGGATTTGCACGGGACATTAAGAAGGATCCTTTCGGCAAATCTCTCTGGATGTTCCTAGTCTTTGCCTTCATGTACGGGATAGTCCACGCGGTTGGTCCGGGACACGGCAAGTCCGTGGTTTGTGCCTATTTCATATCACGGGGCGGGTCCATGTTCGCGGCTTCATTCATGTCCTGGGTCATAACCCTTGTCCATGTCGGCTCAGCAACCGTTGCGGTCTGCCTTGCCTATTTGTTTCTGGAAAGCGGTATGTCCGGCTTTGAAAATTTCAACCGTCAGTTGCAGACCGCCAGCTACGGATTGGTCGCAGTGATCGGATTCTGGCTGATTATTGAAGCCCTGCGTTCATTCAAAAAAAATGATCGCGCAGAATGCGAAGTCAAAAGCCGCGGCTCACTTAAAGAAATTGCCACCGTGGCTTTTGTAACCGGGATAGTGCCCTGTCCGGGAGCAGCCATTATACTGGTTTACACCCTCTCCACCGGTATACTTGCGGCAGGACTTGCGGCCATGGTCTTTCTGGCTACCGGAATGGCCGTAACCACCTCAGCTTTTGCCCTTGTGGCAGCCAAGGCCCGCAACGCAATGGACAGCAGCCCCTTTGCCCGGCGGTTACGTCTTGCCTATTCGATACTCTCACTGCTCGGAGCAACGGTAATTTCCGGCTTCGGGCTGCTCATGCTTTTTGCGCATATTTCCTGAAGGCAAAACCTGCACGTATTTTAAAATCCACCCATGACAGATTACCTCAATAGTGATACCAATATAACCAGCCCCCTACAACGGAGCAGCTAACAGGACTACAGAATAATACGATAACCGCTAAATATGCGCAAAATTATCAGTACGCGGCATATATCCAGTTTTCGCTATGGGAGAATCTCAAACGATGATTAATCTTGTGGGATATGAAAATGTTACCCCCATGTACGAAGGGAATGACATGACTCTGTGCAGAGCTGTCAGAGAATATGATGACCTTCCGGTTCTCATCAAATATCCCAATGCAGAATTACCCTCCCCCAGACTCTTAACCGGTCTGAAAAACGAATACGCCACCTCTCAGGAAATCGGTAATACCGCCATAGTCCAAGCGGTAACCCTGCACCGTACCGACAATTCACTGGCCCTTATTCTTGAGGATAAGGGGTACAGTCTCTTAAGTTCACTTATCCCTGAGTCAAAAGCTGATCTCAAACAAAAATTGAAGATAGCACTGAAGATAGCCGGCTCCATCAGCCGCATTCACACCAAAGGGTTCCTGCATCGCAATATCCGTCCGGACAGCATAGTACTTGCCCCGGATTACAGGGAAGCTTTGCTGACAAACCTGCAAAACAGCACCCGCATTACAGACCTTTACACTCAATCTTCCTCGGAAATCCTTTCAGCAGACAACATATATTATATTTCACCGGAACAAAGCGGCAGGGTCAGCACAGAACTGGACCGAAGATCCGACTTTTATTCACTGGGGATTACCCTGTTTGAACTTTTTACCGGACGTAAACCCTTTATCGCCAAAGACGACCTTGAACTGATTCACAGCCATCTGGCCAAAGAACCGCCGAATCCGCAAAGCATCACTCCTGAGATTCCCACTCCACTGTCCGCAGTGATCATGAAGCTGCTCGCCAAAAACCCCGGCGACCGCTATCAGTCCGCCCACGGCATAAAACAAGATCTCAAAGCATGCCTCAATATCATGGGAGGAACCAAAACAAGCCCTGTAAAATTCACACCGGGCTATCAGGATATTTCTGAGACCTTCACTCTTTCACGCAAACTTTTCGGGAGAAAAGATGAACTTTCTGAATTGAAGGATGCTTTTAGCAAGGTCATGCTGGGAAGCTGTGAAATAGTCTTCATCGGCGGTGAGGCCGGAACCGGAAAGACCTCCCTGATTCAGTCTTTCAGCGAACAGGTCTACAAAGAAAAAGGAGAATTCATTTCCGGCAAATTCGACCAGTTCAGGCGTAACCGCCCTTACAGTGCCCTGATTCAAGCCTTTCAGGAACTGTTGCGCAAAAGACTTTCCAGCCCGACCCCGATCATAAACGCCTGGAAAAAAAGAATCACCAGCGTTCTGGAGCAAAATGCCAGCCTGATAACTGACGTTCTCCCGGAACTGGAACTCCTGATCGGCAAACAACAACCGCCAACGGAATTGGGGTCTACGGAATCCCGAAACAGATTCAATCTAGCATTCAAAAATTTCATTAAGGTTTTTCCCAGTATAGATAAGCCTCTGGTTCTTTTTCTGGACGACCTGCAATGGGCGGATATTTCCACTCTACAGCTTCTACAACGGCTGTTTGAGGATCAAGAAACCTCCCACCTGATGCTTATCTGCGCCTACAGAACCAACCTGCCTATGAACGACGGCATTAAATCCCGGATAAGCAGCATTGAAGAGACCAGCCCCAAGGTACGCAGCCTGAAGCTGGGCAGATTAAAACTGCATCACGTTCATGGATTTATCAGCAGAACCTTAAGGACAGACCGCCAGCGAACTGAAGATCTTGCCCGTATGGTCTACAGCCGAACAGGCGGTAACCCTCTCTTCGTCCGCGAATATCTGCTTAACATGTACCGGGCGGAACTCATCACCTTTGACAACGAAAAAAACCGCTGGGATTGGGACCTTAACGCCATCAGAAGCATTTCCATGGACGGAAATCTCGTGGAATTGATGGCGGAGAAAATTATGACCCAACCCAACGAAGGTCAGGAAATCCTAAAAGCAGCTTCAGGGATAGGATGCAAGTTCGACTTGCGGATTCTTATGGAAATCGTGGAGCTGCCCACTCAAATTGTTCTGGATTACCTGAGTCTGGCCCTGCATGAAGGCTTAATCGTCTCTGATGAGGGCATAAATTCCTTTGACACAGACACAAGCAATCAGTCCGGCCCCCGCTACCTTACCTTCATGCACGACCGGGTTCAGCAAGCGGCATATTCCATGCTCAATGCCGCAGCTAAAACCAATCTCCACCTGGACATCGGCAGGGCCATGCTTTCCCTCTATTCTGCCGAAGAAATTGATGATGCCTATTTTGAAATTGCAGCCCAATACAGCCTTTGCATCAGCGCGCTGAAGGACCCGGAAGAACGAAAAAACATATCCTACATTTTTTTAAAAGCCGGACGTAAGGCCAAAAGGAGTTCCGCCTTTGAAACTGCCGCCGGATACCTATCCACCGCAGCACGCCTGATGGGAGAAAGCGGCTGGGAAACAAGCTACAGGGCAAACTTTGACCTGCATCTGGATTGGTATGAATGCGAATTCCTGAACGGGGGAGCTAAGCAATCGGACAATGTGTTCAAGACCATGATTGAACACTCACAGAACCGCAGGGACACCACAAAGGCACAGCTGTCCAGACTGCAACTGTTCTCAGATCGAGGAAAATATCACGAAGCTGTAAAAATAGGACTGGGCACCCTGCAACAATATGGCCTCACCATTCCCGAACATCCGGGGAAATTTTCCATTGCAACGGAATTGCTGAAAACAAAAGCAATGCTGAGCAACAAGAGTACGCAGAAATTATATGACCTGCCGGAAGTGAAATCCGAAAGCAATCTGGAAATCATGCGCTTGTTGATGCATACCATTACCCCGGCATACATGTTTAACAAAACACTTGTGTTTTTCATTGTCTTGCGGATGATCCGTTTCTCAATAAAAAACGGCAACAGCCCGTTCTCTCCGTTCGGTTATATGTTTTACGCCATGTTTCTGGCCTCCAAGGACTTTTCATTCAAAAAATCACGAGAATTTACACGGCTGGCAGTTGAACTGAACAAGAAATTCAGCAACAGCGAACTGGAAACAAAAATCAACATGCTCCGGGGAGGCATGCATGACCATTGGCATGTTCCCCTGCAAGAGAATATCAGCACCCTTGATAAAGCCTTCCATAACGGAATCATGCACGGGGATAACACCTTTGCCCGCTACGCCGGCTACTTCGCCGTGCAGCTTAAATTTATGCAAGGACATACTCTTACCGAAGTATACAGTCTTGCGGACCGCTATCTTAATTTCATTCAAAAAAACAAAACTTCATTGAGTTCCGGAGCCATCAACCTTCCTCTGCAAATGTGTAAAAGCATGCAGGGAAAAACATACACCCCCGGCTATCTGGACGATGACAATTTCCGTGAAGGCAAACTCCTGAGCATTGCAAAAAGCACAGGTTCCGCTGTTGTTGCAAACTGGACAGCCATCTCCAAACTGATAACACTTTCCTTTTTCGGGTACCATGCCAAGGCAATAGAATATGTCAATTCATTGTATGACACCGTGGAAGAAGCACTCTTCGGCATGTATGCTGTTCCAGTCTTTCACCTGCTCAGCATTGTCAATATGGCTGCCCTTTATGAAAACTCCCCACCCAAGAAACGCAGCCTGTATCAGAAACGCATCAACCATTCCCTTTCCCGGCTGGCACAATGGGAAAAAAACTGTCCGGAGAATTTCCGCCACCTGTATCTGATCGGCAGTGCGGAACTGGCGAGGCTGAGAGGAGAAAACAGCAAGGCTCTTGGCTTATATGAGTCCGCCATCAGGTTCAGCTCCGGTGCCGGATACAAAAATTTTGCAGCCCTTGCCTGCGAACTGGCCGGGAAATTCCATTTAAGCATCGGCGGAAACCGATCCGCCATAGCCATGCTTTCAGAAGCCTGCCATTTCTACACTGAATGGGGAGCATCCTCCAAGGTTCAGCGCATACTCAATGAATTTCCGCAATTGCGCAAAACACCTGAAGATATATTTTCACATAACAGCTCTGCCGAAGTAAAAGGCAGCCGGTCACTTGATATTTCTGCGGTAGTCAAAGCCTCGCAGGCCATTTCCGGAGAGATTGTCCTTGACCGCTTGCTGGACAAATTGATGCGCATTGTAATTGAAAACGCAGGAGCGCAAAAAGCCACCTTGCTCCTGAATAATAAAAACAGTCTGGAACTCACGGCCCATGCCTTTGTTTCCGAGCATGGCATCACCACCCAGCCCAATCCCGACCCGGAACAGGAATTATACTGCAAGAGCATCGTAAACTATGTGCTCCGCTCCAAGGATAATATCGTGCTGCGCGATGCCGGGACCCAGGGACCATTTTCCATCGACAGCTACATCATCAGGACCAAGCCGAAATCAATTCTGGCCATGCCGGTCATCAACCAGCAGCTTATGCGCGGAGTTCTGTACCTTGAAAACAATCTCAGTCCGGGAGTCTTTACTGATGACCGTTTGGAAGTACTGAACCTGCTATGTTCACAGGCAGCAATCTCCATCCAGAATGCCCGGCTCTATTCCGACCTGCGAGACTCGGAAACCCAGCACCGCACCCTGCTGGAAAGTATCAATGTCGGGGTTTTCAGGGCTGAAGCTGACACTGACGGCTTACTGCTTAAAGCCAACAGAGCCCTCGCGGAAATATTCGGCTACCGGGGTTGGAATGAATTCCGTAAAACTCAGGTCAGATCTTTGTATGTTGATAATGAAATGCATCAAAATATTGTTCGGGAACTTCTTGAAGGCGGAATCGTGCGTGACCGCGAAATCAACATGCGCAAGCAGGACGGGACCCCTATCTGGGTGAACATGACCGTATCAATGGAAAAAGACGGCAACAAGAATCACTGCCTTGAAGGAGTCCTTGAAGACATCACCGAAAAAAGAAAAGCTCAGGAATTTGAAAGAGCCAAGGTTGCGGCAGACGCGGCCAACAAAGCCAAAAGCGACTTTCTGGCCAGCATGTCCCATGAAATCAGGACACCCATGAACGCCATTTTAGGCATGGCTGATATGCTCTGGGAATCAAGACTTAGCAAAACTCAGCGTAACTACGTAAAAATATTCCGAAATGCAGGAGAAAACCTGCTCCTGCTAATCAATGACATTCTTGACCTCTCAAAAATTGAAGCCGGACAGATCGACCTTGAAGAAATTGATTTCAACCTTGAAGAATTGTTTGAAGAAATCGGTTCCATCTTCGCTCTCAGAGCCCAGATTAAAAATATTAATTTCTGCTGGTATATCGACCCGGACGTACCCCGGATAATAACCGGAGACCCGACAAGACTTCGCCAGATCATCGTAAACCTGGTGGGTAACTCACTAAAATTCACGGAGAAAGGGACCATAACTTTTGAGGCGGGCATAACTGAAGCCGGATATCTGCGCTTTATGATCAAAGATACCGGTGTAGGTATCCCCAAAGAAAAAATGAATTCTATTTTCGACACCTTTTCGCAAGCAGATTCATCCACCACACGAAACTTTGGCGGAACAGGCCTCGGGCTTTCCATCTGCTCGCGCATGGTGGAAAGCATGCACGGAGGGATTTTCGTTTCCAGCGTAGAGGAGAAAGGATCAGCTTTCGTCTTCACCATCAGCGCGGAATTTCCCATGCAGCCGGAACAGTCTCCCCCACTCGAAAGCTGCGCCATACTCCTTGTGGATCACGAATCCATATGCCGGGATTACCTCAGCCACAGCCTGAGCGACCTCGGGGCAAAAGTGTATCCAGCGGAGAGCCTTGGAGAATCCTCGGCTCATGCAGCGGAGATTTCCCTTTCAAGTTATGAAAACAACATCCTTCTGGTCGGGCAGCCCGAAGGGGAAGACGACCGTTTCGAAATACTGAAAAAGCTCAAACACGGTCCCTGCCAAGGCTGGAAGCTGATGATGATCATGGAGGCAAAGCCCCAGCCGCGCGCAACAGCACGGGCCAAACAGCTTTGCGCAACTTATGTCCACCGTCCGGTCCATCCGCAGGCAATTGTGGAAGACATTCGATATGCGCACACTTGTGAAGCTTCTTATGAACACAATGAAGAAACAGAATACGAACTCGACCCGGAACAGATTGAGATGATGGAGAATTCAACGACAAAAGAATCGGTCTCCCCCGAAAACCTTTCCATTCTTTTGGTAGAAGATTCTGAAGACAACCGCATGGTCATCGACCTGTTCCTCAAAGAAACCCCTTACAAAATAACTTATGCCGAAAACGGGCAGGAAGGTCTTGAGAAGTACAAAGAAGGAAAATACGGCATCGTGCTCATGGACATCCAGATGCCGATAATGGACGGCTATGAAGCCACAAAAGCCATCAGGCAATATGAAGAGGAAAACAACCTCGAACAGACTCCGATTATGGCCCTGACCGCCAATGCTTTTCAGGATGATGAACAGCGCGCACTTGATTACGGATGCACGGCCCATATGGCTAAACCGGTTAAAAAGAAAAAGCTGCTCCGGACTCTTGAGGAATATCTCGGAACAAACCGCTAACTACTACCAGCGGCGGGTCAAAACAGATCGCCAGCTGGCGGGGACCAGTGTTTCGTAATCCCGCCCGACTTCCTCAAGTCCGGTCATTTTTCCGGACAGGCTTATGGCGAACGGCTTCATAAGCCGCAGAGGATATTGTTCGTCTTCCAGCTGAAATCCGGTAGAACTGTTCAGCACGGTCAACATTTCTTCCGGGGAACGGCCCACAAGCACAGCCTCCGGGAAAAATCCAGCTCCTGAAGTATGCTCTTTCAAACCGTCAAAAAGGGTTTTGCTGATAAAAATAAAATCTTCCTTCCACAGACTGCGCCCGGCTCCGGGAAGAGTCTCATTGCAGATAAAATGAAGCTTGCGCCCTTCCAGAAATCCGTAGCTGTCCACTTTCTTGGCGTCGGCAACAAGTACATTACCCAGCCCCATGTGTCCCAGAACTTCATTGGTCCGCTCCGCAACTATCTGGTTGCGCTCAATGCCCACCAACGAGCTCCCTTCAAATCCGTTACGCCGGGCCTGCACATCCATGGCCAGCATGAGAATGCCGGTACCGGAACCGATATCCAGCCCGGTGAAAGGTTCCCCGCCCAGTAACGGCTTTGCCTCGGCAATAGCTTTGAAGAGATGAACACTCTTGGGCAGATCGGCCAGCATGCACAGGGCAAAGCCGTATGACAAAAGCTCTTTGCGTAACTTAAGGCAGTTCTCCAGCACATCACTACCCAGCCTGCGATGCACAAAACGGTCGAAAAGCAACGAGACTTCCCCAAGCTCAAGAACCTGTTCGTGGGAACCGGGATAAACATAGGCATGAAAAAATTTAACCATGATATTCAGCAGCAAAGGCCCGTCCAGCTCCACTGCTGGATCTCCGGCTTCGACAAGGTCCTCATTAAGTGAAGTCCGACGATAAATTTCTCCCGGCAGAACAGTCTCTTCCATTGCCGGACGCTGTAATAAACGCAAACTGGCTTTTTTGATCATTACCCATACCTGCCTTATTTTTTTTACTGCTGATGAAAGTCAAATATACCGTTTTTTACAATCCATTACCACTGAAATGGGACCGGGGAGACATATCTTGTACTTGACCTTTGCGCTAATCCTGATACGGACAATCCAGCACTTGCGGTGAACGCATCTATAACTAATGGCAAAAAGCCATTACCAGAGTTCGCCGCCACTATCAAAATATAATCAAGACGCAGGAACTAGCATGTCCCAGAATATAGACGCCAATATCAAAAAAGAAGTCGAACGCCGCAGGACTTTCGGCATCATCAGTCACCCGGATGCCGGTAAAACCACCCTGACCGAAAAACTGCTCCTCTACGGTGGGGCGATCCAGATGGCCGGGACTGTAAAATCCCGTAAAGCCAACCGCCATGCCACCTCGGACTGGATGGCCATGGAGCAGGAACGTGGTATTTCCGTAACCACCTCGGTCATGAAATTCAATTACCACGACTACGAAGTAAACCTGCTCGATACTCCCGGTCACCAGGATTTTTCCGAAGATACCTACCGCGTGCTCACCGCTGTGGACTCCGCGCTCATGGTCATTGACTGTGCAAAAGGTGTTGAGGTTCAGACCAAGAAGTTGATGGAAGTCTGCCGCATGCGCGACACCCCCATCATTACCTTCATCAACAAAATGGACCGCGAAGGTGTCGATCCCTTCGACCTCTTGCAGGACATTGAAGATACCCTGCAGATCGAATGCGCGCCGCTGAGCTGGCCCATCGGTATGGGGTCTGATTTCAAAGGAACCTACAATATACACAAAGGGGAACTGCACCTTTTCTCCGCTGTTCACGGTGGAGGCATCCAGCAGGGTGAGGTAATCAAAGACCTTTCCGACTCCCGCCTTGATGAGTTACTCGGCGATCAGGCCGACCAGCTGCGCGAGGAACTGGAGCTGCTTGATGGCGCAGGATACCCTTTTGACAAAGAACGCTATCTTGCGGGTAAACAGACCCCGGTATTTTTCGGCAGTGCCATCAACAACTTCGGGGTACAGGAAATGCTGGATTCCTTTGTGGAACTGGCTCCGCACCCCAAGCCGCGTGCCACCACCTCCCGCGAAGTCTCCCCTTTTGAACCCGATTTTTCCGCTGTGGCCTTTAAGATTCAGGCTAACATGGACCCGGCACACCGTGACCGCATCGCTTTCATGCGTATCTGTTCCGGTAAGTTCAAACGCGGCATGAAGGTCCGCCACCACCGCATCGGCAAGGATGTGCAGATCGCCAACGCAACAATCTTCATGGCTCAGGACCGTACCGGGGTCGAAGAAGCGTATCCCGGCGACATTATCGGGGTACACAACCACGGGACCATCAAGATCGGTGACACATTCACCGGAACCAAGGAAGAGCTGAAATTCACCGGAATCCCCAACTTCGCGCCCGAACATTTCCGCCGCGTAATCCTCAAGGACCCGCTGAAGAGCAAGCAGCTCGACAAAGGGTTGCATCAGCTCGCTGAAGAAGGTGCAGTGCAGCTCTTTAAGCCGCTGGGCAACAACGACAAAATTCTCGGCGCGGTCGGTCTGCTCCAGTTTGACGTGATCATGTCCCGTTTGAAAGACGAGTACGGAGTTGCCGCTCTTTATGAACCGGTAGAATACCACACCGCGCGCTGGCTCAGCAGTGAGGAAACCCGCGAAATTGACGGGATCAAGAAACGCTATCCCCGCTTCGTAGCCCTTGACGGTGATGACAACCTGACCTTCCTCGCCCCCAGCCAGTGGCGGCTGCAACAGGCTGAAGAGGAATGGCCTAAAATTACTTTTAACAAAACCCGTGAGCATCAATAAAAAAGATTTGATGCTCTGCGCGCTTTTTATGGGATTTCGCCTCCGGCGACCAAAGGGCTAGCAGCCCTTTGGAATCCCTACCGGGCTTCGCTCACTCTGTTTGTAAGTCTTGCGGGATAAACATCGTGCCGCAGATGGTGCTTTATAAACGGTCTGGGGGTTGACGAAGCTTTGATAGCTTAATATTCAGATGTGATACTTTCATCCTGCCCGCCCGTGGTTTTTCAGGACTTAATTTTGACCTGAAGCATCACGGGCCGGTAGGAATTCTTTGTTTCCATGTAAGGAAATGTAATTACTACCAGGCTTAATATTATATGCAAGTACCTGAACAATATAAGAAAAAATTCACCAAAGATGAAATAAACGAGCTGCCCCTACGCCAATATGAAGGGCCGATCAAACTCATTGACCGCGAAGAAGACGTCCCTACGGCTATTGAAGAACTGAGCCGCTGCGAATTGCTGGGGTTTGATACCGAAACCCGTCCGGTCTTCCGCAAAGGTGTTTCCTACCCCCCTTCCCTGATTCAATTGGCAACTGAAGATTGTGTATATCTGCTGCACCTCAACCACATCTCTCTTTCAGGGCATATTAAAGAACTGCTTTCTTCTGCCGATATAATCAAAACCGGGGTAGCGGTAATCAATGATGTCAAAGAATTACGCGATGTCTCCCCTTTTGAAGGCAAAGGGTTCGTAGATCTTGGCGACCTTGCCAGATCACTGGAAATGCAGACCAACGGGCTGCGCAACCTTGCCGCCAACCTGCTCGGGTTCCGCATCTCCAAAGGCGTGCAGTGCTCCAACTGGGGCCGCAAGGAACTGACACCGCAACAGATCACCTACGCGGCAACGGATGCATGGGTAAGCCGTGAAATTTACCTTAAATTCCGGGAACTCGGAGTACTTTAACTTTTTTTCGCAGGTAAACATTTGCTACCGGAAAGGACCAGGATCACCATGAAAGCCAGATTTATACTCTTCTCACTTTGCATTCTGATAATCTCAGCACTTCCGGTTTTTGCACAGGAAGACTGCCCGGACCTATTTAAAGCCGAACTTGAGAACATTTCCGGCGTAGATACCGTGATCCGTAATCAAAGCGGATTTCTTGCCATCCTCAAGGATACAAGCAGGAAAAAAGCGGTCAGCGTTGTTTCAAATATTAACAAGCTACGCAAAAATGAAACAGGTGAATGTGACTTTTCAGGTGTTGCCGTCGCCATCATGGACAGCGAACTTGACCAGATTAAAAGCAAGTCTTCAGCATCGTTATCTAAGAGCGAACTGACTAAACTTCTTTACGACTACGTCTACAAGCTTAGCCCGGTTCAGGTTGAAGAAAACCTGAAGGGATATGAAAAGCTTTCCGAACTGGCACCACAGAACAACTACTACAAAGCCCGCAAGAAACATTATGCTAAAAGGGCTGAGCTGGTAAA is part of the Desulfovibrio sp. JC022 genome and harbors:
- a CDS encoding nickel/cobalt transporter gives rise to the protein MKKISILFTLILTITFAFALVATEADAQANNPFLSSPKKDNAATQAAPSPFSGAKPAKQIVKKGGGGIYSMVMLKVTLLQKEIRAKLTGFARDIKKDPFGKSLWMFLVFAFMYGIVHAVGPGHGKSVVCAYFISRGGSMFAASFMSWVITLVHVGSATVAVCLAYLFLESGMSGFENFNRQLQTASYGLVAVIGFWLIIEALRSFKKNDRAECEVKSRGSLKEIATVAFVTGIVPCPGAAIILVYTLSTGILAAGLAAMVFLATGMAVTTSAFALVAAKARNAMDSSPFARRLRLAYSILSLLGATVISGFGLLMLFAHIS
- a CDS encoding AAA family ATPase, which produces MINLVGYENVTPMYEGNDMTLCRAVREYDDLPVLIKYPNAELPSPRLLTGLKNEYATSQEIGNTAIVQAVTLHRTDNSLALILEDKGYSLLSSLIPESKADLKQKLKIALKIAGSISRIHTKGFLHRNIRPDSIVLAPDYREALLTNLQNSTRITDLYTQSSSEILSADNIYYISPEQSGRVSTELDRRSDFYSLGITLFELFTGRKPFIAKDDLELIHSHLAKEPPNPQSITPEIPTPLSAVIMKLLAKNPGDRYQSAHGIKQDLKACLNIMGGTKTSPVKFTPGYQDISETFTLSRKLFGRKDELSELKDAFSKVMLGSCEIVFIGGEAGTGKTSLIQSFSEQVYKEKGEFISGKFDQFRRNRPYSALIQAFQELLRKRLSSPTPIINAWKKRITSVLEQNASLITDVLPELELLIGKQQPPTELGSTESRNRFNLAFKNFIKVFPSIDKPLVLFLDDLQWADISTLQLLQRLFEDQETSHLMLICAYRTNLPMNDGIKSRISSIEETSPKVRSLKLGRLKLHHVHGFISRTLRTDRQRTEDLARMVYSRTGGNPLFVREYLLNMYRAELITFDNEKNRWDWDLNAIRSISMDGNLVELMAEKIMTQPNEGQEILKAASGIGCKFDLRILMEIVELPTQIVLDYLSLALHEGLIVSDEGINSFDTDTSNQSGPRYLTFMHDRVQQAAYSMLNAAAKTNLHLDIGRAMLSLYSAEEIDDAYFEIAAQYSLCISALKDPEERKNISYIFLKAGRKAKRSSAFETAAGYLSTAARLMGESGWETSYRANFDLHLDWYECEFLNGGAKQSDNVFKTMIEHSQNRRDTTKAQLSRLQLFSDRGKYHEAVKIGLGTLQQYGLTIPEHPGKFSIATELLKTKAMLSNKSTQKLYDLPEVKSESNLEIMRLLMHTITPAYMFNKTLVFFIVLRMIRFSIKNGNSPFSPFGYMFYAMFLASKDFSFKKSREFTRLAVELNKKFSNSELETKINMLRGGMHDHWHVPLQENISTLDKAFHNGIMHGDNTFARYAGYFAVQLKFMQGHTLTEVYSLADRYLNFIQKNKTSLSSGAINLPLQMCKSMQGKTYTPGYLDDDNFREGKLLSIAKSTGSAVVANWTAISKLITLSFFGYHAKAIEYVNSLYDTVEEALFGMYAVPVFHLLSIVNMAALYENSPPKKRSLYQKRINHSLSRLAQWEKNCPENFRHLYLIGSAELARLRGENSKALGLYESAIRFSSGAGYKNFAALACELAGKFHLSIGGNRSAIAMLSEACHFYTEWGASSKVQRILNEFPQLRKTPEDIFSHNSSAEVKGSRSLDISAVVKASQAISGEIVLDRLLDKLMRIVIENAGAQKATLLLNNKNSLELTAHAFVSEHGITTQPNPDPEQELYCKSIVNYVLRSKDNIVLRDAGTQGPFSIDSYIIRTKPKSILAMPVINQQLMRGVLYLENNLSPGVFTDDRLEVLNLLCSQAAISIQNARLYSDLRDSETQHRTLLESINVGVFRAEADTDGLLLKANRALAEIFGYRGWNEFRKTQVRSLYVDNEMHQNIVRELLEGGIVRDREINMRKQDGTPIWVNMTVSMEKDGNKNHCLEGVLEDITEKRKAQEFERAKVAADAANKAKSDFLASMSHEIRTPMNAILGMADMLWESRLSKTQRNYVKIFRNAGENLLLLINDILDLSKIEAGQIDLEEIDFNLEELFEEIGSIFALRAQIKNINFCWYIDPDVPRIITGDPTRLRQIIVNLVGNSLKFTEKGTITFEAGITEAGYLRFMIKDTGVGIPKEKMNSIFDTFSQADSSTTRNFGGTGLGLSICSRMVESMHGGIFVSSVEEKGSAFVFTISAEFPMQPEQSPPLESCAILLVDHESICRDYLSHSLSDLGAKVYPAESLGESSAHAAEISLSSYENNILLVGQPEGEDDRFEILKKLKHGPCQGWKLMMIMEAKPQPRATARAKQLCATYVHRPVHPQAIVEDIRYAHTCEASYEHNEETEYELDPEQIEMMENSTTKESVSPENLSILLVEDSEDNRMVIDLFLKETPYKITYAENGQEGLEKYKEGKYGIVLMDIQMPIMDGYEATKAIRQYEEENNLEQTPIMALTANAFQDDEQRALDYGCTAHMAKPVKKKKLLRTLEEYLGTNR
- a CDS encoding peptide chain release factor 3, coding for MDANIKKEVERRRTFGIISHPDAGKTTLTEKLLLYGGAIQMAGTVKSRKANRHATSDWMAMEQERGISVTTSVMKFNYHDYEVNLLDTPGHQDFSEDTYRVLTAVDSALMVIDCAKGVEVQTKKLMEVCRMRDTPIITFINKMDREGVDPFDLLQDIEDTLQIECAPLSWPIGMGSDFKGTYNIHKGELHLFSAVHGGGIQQGEVIKDLSDSRLDELLGDQADQLREELELLDGAGYPFDKERYLAGKQTPVFFGSAINNFGVQEMLDSFVELAPHPKPRATTSREVSPFEPDFSAVAFKIQANMDPAHRDRIAFMRICSGKFKRGMKVRHHRIGKDVQIANATIFMAQDRTGVEEAYPGDIIGVHNHGTIKIGDTFTGTKEELKFTGIPNFAPEHFRRVILKDPLKSKQLDKGLHQLAEEGAVQLFKPLGNNDKILGAVGLLQFDVIMSRLKDEYGVAALYEPVEYHTARWLSSEETREIDGIKKRYPRFVALDGDDNLTFLAPSQWRLQQAEEEWPKITFNKTREHQ
- a CDS encoding 3'-5' exonuclease, with translation MQVPEQYKKKFTKDEINELPLRQYEGPIKLIDREEDVPTAIEELSRCELLGFDTETRPVFRKGVSYPPSLIQLATEDCVYLLHLNHISLSGHIKELLSSADIIKTGVAVINDVKELRDVSPFEGKGFVDLGDLARSLEMQTNGLRNLAANLLGFRISKGVQCSNWGRKELTPQQITYAATDAWVSREIYLKFRELGVL